The Bacteroidia bacterium genome contains a region encoding:
- a CDS encoding nuclear transport factor 2 family protein, which translates to MKYFYLLLLFLIPPLMVSGQELTPEDRSQILETMKQQEQCWNKGNLECYMEGYWQSDSLRFIGSRGLTFGWETTLNNYRRSYPDAAAMGYLTFEILSVEGIGPHHILVLGKWAIERPDGNLSGHYSLIWKKINGAWKIIVDHSS; encoded by the coding sequence ATGAAATATTTCTATTTACTCCTATTGTTTTTAATTCCACCCCTTATGGTTTCCGGCCAGGAACTAACGCCTGAGGATAGGAGCCAGATCCTTGAGACCATGAAACAACAAGAGCAATGCTGGAATAAGGGCAATCTGGAGTGCTATATGGAGGGTTACTGGCAAAGTGATTCCCTTCGTTTTATTGGTAGCCGTGGCCTGACTTTCGGCTGGGAAACCACGCTCAACAACTATAGGCGATCTTATCCCGATGCTGCCGCAATGGGCTACCTCACATTTGAAATCTTAAGTGTCGAAGGAATCGGCCCGCACCATATTTTGGTCTTAGGCAAATGGGCTATTGAGCGCCCGGATGGAAATCTCAGCGGCCACTACAGTCTTATTTGGAAAAAAATCAATGGAGCATGGAAGATCATTGTGGACCATTCCAGCTAA
- a CDS encoding YceI family protein has translation MSTYKTILLLVMVIPFSGFHLKKQESGQFKFSPQESTITWKIIGDGYEGKIGLARGSIDIDYGRLNALDLKLDLDELSVVIPEKEKKQQKIIKDLRAEKNLNAELHPDISFKLTKASQKPDDEGWSIFEVTGRLIIKGIYEDITFPLMVKIDGEQVTATGQFSARAARWELKEDIYFALDLHGSR, from the coding sequence ATGAGCACTTATAAAACAATATTATTACTTGTAATGGTGATCCCCTTTTCTGGTTTCCACCTGAAAAAGCAGGAAAGCGGGCAGTTTAAGTTTTCACCCCAGGAAAGTACGATAACCTGGAAAATTATCGGAGACGGCTACGAAGGCAAAATCGGGCTGGCACGAGGAAGCATTGACATTGACTATGGCCGGCTGAATGCCCTGGATCTTAAACTGGACCTGGATGAGCTTTCCGTTGTCATCCCTGAAAAAGAGAAAAAGCAACAAAAGATAATCAAAGACCTTCGGGCGGAGAAAAACCTGAATGCGGAATTGCATCCGGACATAAGCTTTAAGCTCACTAAAGCGAGCCAGAAACCAGACGATGAAGGATGGAGCATTTTTGAAGTCACTGGCAGGCTAATCATTAAAGGAATCTATGAGGACATAACCTTCCCGCTGATGGTAAAAATTGATGGCGAACAGGTTACAGCGACAGGCCAGTTCTCTGCCCGTGCTGCACGCTGGGAACTAAAGGAAGATATTTATTTTGCTCTCGATCTTCATGGAAGCCGCTAG
- a CDS encoding DUF4293 domain-containing protein gives MIQRIQSLYLLIAAVLAASVLAFDIWSGEVAPDANQGIEQVVILDASEMVMETTGNTEAEADMVVQNTFWIALLCGLTTILGFIAIFLYKNRKLQNTISRLCMLLLTGVLVIIFFYIDEGKAYFQNTDYESMYDVAAFLPIASIAFFFLATRAITADENLVRSSERLR, from the coding sequence ATGATCCAGCGAATCCAAAGTCTTTACCTTCTTATTGCCGCAGTGCTTGCCGCATCTGTCCTGGCATTTGACATCTGGAGTGGCGAGGTAGCTCCTGACGCAAACCAGGGCATAGAACAGGTTGTGATTCTGGACGCCTCTGAAATGGTGATGGAAACCACCGGCAATACCGAAGCCGAGGCTGATATGGTTGTTCAAAACACATTCTGGATTGCGCTTTTATGTGGTCTCACCACCATCCTCGGATTCATTGCAATTTTTCTTTACAAGAACCGCAAACTTCAGAACACCATCTCCCGTCTTTGCATGCTGCTCCTTACGGGGGTACTTGTGATTATATTCTTCTATATTGATGAAGGCAAAGCGTATTTTCAGAACACTGACTATGAAAGCATGTATGATGTGGCGGCCTTCCTGCCCATTGCGAGCATTGCTTTCTTCTTCCTGGCTACTCGCGCCATTACGGCTGATGAAAATTTGGTCAGGTCTTCCGAACGGCTGCGATAG
- a CDS encoding acetyl-CoA C-acyltransferase codes for MKTAYIVDAVRTPIGKYGGALSSVRPDDLAALVIKMLIQRNPRLDVNEIEDVVFGAANQAGEDNRNVARMALLLAGLPVEVGGITVNRLCASGLQSIMDASRALMCGDGNVYLAGGVESMSRAPYVMAKPEAAFDRNPRIYDTSIGWRFTNKTLASMYFPYAMGETAEKVASQWNITREAQDEFAHRTQEKYQQAHEKHRFKEEMIKVEIPQRKGESIMVEKDEHPRLSSVEKLASLKPAFVKDGTVTAGNSSGINDGAAVTLIVNDDVLKKYNLKPMARVVSMAVAGTPPHIMGIGPVPATQKALKRAGLKVQDLDLIELNEAFAAQSLACIRDLELDPDKVNVNGGAIALGHPLGCSGTRISTTLLFEMQKRQNARYGLATMCVGVGQGAAVIYEKL; via the coding sequence ATGAAAACCGCTTATATAGTTGATGCCGTCCGAACGCCAATAGGCAAATATGGAGGCGCACTTAGTTCTGTAAGGCCTGATGATCTGGCCGCGCTGGTCATTAAAATGTTGATACAAAGGAATCCTCGTTTAGATGTAAATGAAATTGAGGATGTAGTTTTTGGAGCGGCAAATCAGGCAGGCGAGGATAACCGGAATGTAGCGCGGATGGCACTGCTTCTTGCAGGCCTTCCGGTTGAAGTGGGAGGCATTACCGTAAACCGCCTTTGTGCGTCCGGCCTGCAGTCTATAATGGATGCCTCACGTGCGCTGATGTGCGGAGATGGCAATGTTTACCTGGCAGGTGGTGTGGAAAGCATGAGCCGCGCCCCTTACGTTATGGCCAAACCGGAAGCTGCGTTTGATCGCAATCCCAGGATATATGATACATCCATTGGCTGGCGGTTCACGAATAAGACCCTGGCTTCAATGTATTTTCCTTATGCGATGGGCGAAACGGCTGAGAAAGTGGCCAGCCAATGGAATATAACCCGCGAAGCGCAGGATGAATTTGCACACCGGACCCAGGAGAAGTATCAACAGGCGCATGAAAAACACAGGTTTAAGGAGGAAATGATAAAAGTGGAGATTCCACAGCGCAAAGGCGAATCCATCATGGTGGAAAAAGACGAGCATCCACGCCTTTCCTCTGTTGAAAAACTGGCGAGCCTGAAACCTGCTTTTGTAAAAGACGGAACAGTGACTGCGGGAAATTCCTCCGGGATAAATGATGGCGCGGCAGTTACCCTGATCGTTAATGATGATGTACTGAAAAAATACAACCTGAAGCCAATGGCGCGCGTAGTGAGCATGGCAGTGGCCGGAACTCCGCCCCATATCATGGGCATTGGTCCTGTCCCCGCTACCCAAAAAGCGCTGAAACGGGCGGGCCTCAAGGTTCAGGATCTTGACCTGATAGAACTGAATGAAGCATTTGCTGCTCAGTCGCTGGCGTGTATTCGCGATCTCGAACTGGATCCTGATAAGGTGAATGTAAACGGAGGAGCCATTGCATTGGGCCATCCCCTTGGCTGTAGCGGGACACGCATTTCCACTACGCTGCTTTTCGAAATGCAAAAACGACAAAACGCCAGGTACGGCCTTGCCACCATGTGCGTAGGCGTGGGTCAGGGCGCAGCTGTGATTTATGAAAAGCTATAA
- the truA gene encoding tRNA pseudouridine(38-40) synthase TruA, which produces MRYFLEIAYNGSGFHGWQRQKNAMTVQEVMEKAISTKLREVIVCNGCGRTDTGVHARQFFLHFETGQSLEAGFPTMLNFLLPRTILAKRLYQVEDNVHARYSAISRTYQYKVVTVKNPFLLNLATFYYYPLHLEKLNAAARLLLEYNDFKAFSKTGGNSKTTICEITEAHWTYSEGVYVFTISANRFLRSMVRILTGTMLETGADKMPLERFHDILKSKDRHLSKRALEPDGLYLSRVDYPEGIFQTVKPQP; this is translated from the coding sequence ATGCGCTACTTTCTTGAAATAGCTTACAACGGCAGTGGTTTTCATGGATGGCAGCGGCAGAAGAACGCAATGACGGTGCAGGAGGTCATGGAAAAGGCGATCAGCACCAAGCTCCGTGAAGTTATCGTCTGTAACGGCTGCGGACGAACCGATACAGGTGTTCATGCCAGGCAGTTCTTTCTGCATTTTGAAACAGGACAATCCCTTGAAGCCGGCTTTCCCACTATGCTGAATTTTCTCCTGCCCAGAACCATCCTTGCAAAGCGGCTATATCAGGTGGAAGACAACGTTCATGCACGATATTCCGCAATTAGCCGCACGTATCAGTATAAGGTTGTTACTGTAAAAAATCCGTTTCTGCTCAATCTGGCTACTTTTTATTACTACCCTTTGCATCTTGAAAAACTAAATGCTGCGGCCCGGTTGCTCCTTGAGTACAACGACTTCAAAGCGTTCAGCAAAACGGGAGGAAATTCAAAGACAACGATATGCGAGATAACAGAAGCTCACTGGACGTATTCGGAAGGTGTGTACGTATTCACTATTTCAGCTAATCGTTTTCTGCGCAGCATGGTGCGTATACTGACGGGAACGATGCTGGAAACCGGGGCAGATAAAATGCCTCTGGAACGTTTCCACGATATACTAAAAAGCAAAGACAGGCACCTTAGCAAAAGAGCCTTAGAGCCGGACGGCCTCTATCTTTCCCGTGTGGATTATCCTGAGGGAATATTCCAAACAGTGAAACCGCAACCTTGA
- a CDS encoding KpsF/GutQ family sugar-phosphate isomerase, producing the protein MKSYEEISRIATGVLDNEAQAILNLRKAINQDFYRALGFIYNSKGRVIISGIGKSALIAQKIVATLNSTGTPSVFMHAADAVHGDLGIVQQDDVVIIISKSGNTAEIKVLVPLLKIGGNHLIAMVGAPDSYLAQQADCILDTTIEVEACPHNLAPTTSTAAQMAMGDALAVCLLSIRDFGSRDFARFHPGGALGKRLYLRVEDITDQNLKPEIEANARLQEIILEITSKRQGAVAVMEDGKLQGMITDGDLRRMLEKNADLTKVTARDIMSPHPHTIEHDALAVRALRIIRENKVQQLIVMKHNRYIGMVHFHDLNREGLI; encoded by the coding sequence ATGAAGTCATACGAAGAAATTTCCCGGATCGCAACAGGTGTTCTTGATAATGAGGCGCAGGCAATTCTGAACCTACGCAAGGCTATCAATCAGGACTTTTACCGCGCGCTGGGATTTATTTACAATTCCAAAGGCCGTGTCATTATTTCTGGTATTGGAAAGAGTGCATTGATTGCTCAAAAGATTGTGGCTACCCTCAACAGCACTGGCACACCATCAGTATTTATGCATGCGGCTGATGCAGTGCATGGCGATCTTGGCATCGTACAGCAGGATGATGTCGTGATTATTATCAGCAAAAGCGGTAACACGGCAGAGATAAAAGTGCTGGTGCCTTTGCTGAAGATAGGGGGAAATCACCTTATAGCAATGGTTGGCGCCCCGGATTCTTACCTGGCTCAGCAGGCTGATTGCATTCTGGATACGACAATAGAAGTGGAGGCATGTCCTCATAACCTTGCTCCCACTACCAGCACTGCAGCTCAAATGGCGATGGGTGATGCACTCGCGGTTTGCCTACTCAGCATCCGTGACTTTGGAAGCCGGGACTTTGCCCGCTTCCACCCGGGAGGAGCGCTCGGCAAGCGTCTTTACCTGCGCGTAGAAGATATAACCGATCAGAACTTGAAACCGGAAATCGAAGCCAACGCCCGCCTGCAGGAGATCATCCTCGAAATAACCTCAAAACGACAGGGGGCCGTGGCCGTAATGGAAGATGGAAAACTTCAGGGAATGATAACGGATGGCGACTTACGCAGAATGCTGGAGAAAAATGCCGATCTTACGAAGGTAACAGCCAGGGATATCATGTCGCCTCATCCCCACACCATTGAGCATGATGCACTCGCAGTGAGGGCACTCAGGATTATCCGCGAAAACAAAGTTCAGCAATTGATTGTGATGAAGCATAACCGGTATATTGGGATGGTTCATTTTCATGACCTGAACCGCGAAGGACTTATTTGA
- a CDS encoding mannose-1-phosphate guanylyltransferase: protein MKLNKNYFAVIMAGGIGSRFWPMSTQEHPKQFHDLLGSGSTLLQKTFQRFSSICPTENIYIVTNERYREVVKRQLPEIGHTQILGEPMARNTAPCLAFALQHIKLKNPDASMVVAPSDHLIMDETKFETSIHKALQFAANNDVLITLGIQPTRPDTGYGYIQFHDDRNKEGFFKVKTFTEKPNREMAEYFLQTGEFLWNAGIFIWSARSIENAFNKHLPQLQEAFNKGSKLYGTEGEKAFVAKTYETSNIVSIDYGIMEKADNVYVMPATFEWSDVGTWDAVYTLMKKDSQQNVVKGDHVYLRNSSGSLVMVPDGKLVALNGVENLIVVEHDNLLLITERSREQEIRHIVNELKLKYNGKFT from the coding sequence GTGAAATTGAATAAAAATTACTTTGCGGTGATCATGGCAGGAGGGATTGGCAGCCGATTCTGGCCCATGAGCACGCAGGAACATCCTAAACAGTTCCACGACCTGCTGGGCAGCGGGAGCACACTTCTCCAAAAGACCTTTCAGCGATTCAGCAGCATTTGCCCGACTGAAAATATTTACATCGTTACCAATGAGCGCTATCGTGAAGTTGTTAAGCGCCAGTTGCCTGAAATCGGTCACACCCAGATTTTGGGAGAACCCATGGCGCGAAATACGGCCCCATGCCTCGCTTTTGCGCTGCAACACATTAAGCTGAAGAATCCTGATGCTTCTATGGTGGTGGCTCCCTCTGATCATCTTATTATGGATGAAACAAAGTTTGAAACCTCAATTCATAAAGCCTTACAATTTGCAGCGAATAATGACGTGTTGATAACGCTGGGCATCCAGCCCACCCGCCCGGATACGGGATACGGCTACATCCAGTTTCATGATGACCGGAATAAAGAGGGTTTTTTTAAAGTAAAAACCTTTACAGAAAAGCCCAACCGCGAAATGGCTGAATACTTCCTGCAAACCGGGGAGTTTTTATGGAATGCCGGGATTTTTATCTGGAGTGCCCGTTCCATCGAAAATGCCTTTAATAAACACCTCCCGCAGCTTCAGGAGGCATTTAACAAAGGCAGCAAATTATATGGTACAGAAGGGGAAAAGGCTTTCGTGGCCAAAACCTACGAAACCAGCAACATTGTGAGCATTGACTACGGCATTATGGAAAAGGCTGACAACGTATACGTGATGCCGGCAACATTTGAATGGAGCGATGTAGGAACATGGGATGCTGTATACACGCTGATGAAAAAGGACAGCCAGCAAAATGTGGTTAAAGGAGATCATGTTTATTTGCGCAACAGTTCCGGAAGCCTCGTTATGGTGCCGGACGGCAAGCTGGTAGCCCTCAACGGAGTAGAGAATCTGATCGTGGTGGAGCACGATAATTTGCTGCTCATCACAGAGCGCAGTCGTGAACAGGAAATCCGCCACATCGTCAATGAGCTTAAGCTTAAGTACAATGGTAAATTCACTTAA
- a CDS encoding M1 family metallopeptidase — protein MKQSLLVIALVLICSFSVFGQSSNYLLNYRNPANSLYWKNKMPHPGYWQQDVHYRIKAEMNDQLNIISGTEELTYYNNSPDTLHEVFFHLYQNAFQPGAYYDKLQRNNKVNIRYGFYESEGYGTTIQKLEANGQEVQAELDNTILRVQLPQPLLPNDSVTFDIEFATFFDIGSVRRRMKMFFNKDGSKHYNGVHWYPRISVYDRKFGWTTDQHLGREFYGDFGTFEVDLTFPSHYIVDGTGVLLNRDELLPEALRQKLDISNFKDKPFGSMPSEIIPVDSGQTKTWRFFANNVHDFGWTADPTYRIAEVEWNDIKAVALAREQNAAGWQGAAEYTSRIIQIFSRDFGLYAWPKIIVADAEDGMEYPMMTLDRGREPSYNSLLVHEVGHMWFFGMLGNNETYRASMDEGFTQFLTVWGLEQLDGNSPAYGRPKWAGKNFENQEFKMARLYGPYLRDAILNRDAVLNTHSDDFGGAIRHGGGYGHVYYKTGTMLYNLQYVLGDDLFQRAMQNYVEQWKIAHPYFEDFRNSVISFTGVDLNWFFDQWWTTNKHIDYAIQSVSRDRSLEKEVKAELPEGENVDTEIYVYRIKLKRKAEMQMPIDLRVTGKSGTEYDFYIPNSWFEKETNAFILPRWIGWGEKLNPEYEAVISMNEKIDDVEIDPSHRMADVYLPDNKKSCNTELQFEKPYNEPPDWEHYSMNWRPDVWYNSVDGIKAGLHLNGGYQNILNKFHLTAWYNTGLLKRDTFETVAHDEWQDQFSFNFKYETQLLSIDPALKLKLGLKHLDGLTGGNIGLERDLHKGRSLSLSINTWLRPDSSDLDYLIYPDEWQPANNNTALSLDYRKNYALTKGNGSVTAGVETSIFTKDYNYYTARAEWQNRFYWQKFWIKNRLFASHSGGTRQPDESMLFLAGASPVDLMDDKYMRSRGFFPDDWLGYGIETNHLHHGGGLNLRGYSGYLAPHADPDTNIFLVYKGFTGAALNLEVEFGNWFPIRPPLLKKFLRMTPYLFADVGVMNYNDIGESLEFAEPRADAGIGAVFSIHNWFNIEKASPLHIRVDFPLFLSHTPAVEENFQFRYVIGVGRAF, from the coding sequence ATGAAACAAAGTCTGCTTGTAATTGCCCTGGTACTGATCTGCTCATTTTCTGTTTTTGGCCAAAGCAGTAATTATCTGCTGAATTATCGCAATCCTGCTAATAGTCTTTACTGGAAGAACAAAATGCCACATCCCGGATATTGGCAGCAGGATGTGCATTACAGGATTAAGGCAGAAATGAATGATCAGCTAAATATTATTTCAGGAACAGAGGAGCTTACATATTATAATAATTCACCTGATACGCTGCACGAGGTCTTCTTTCATTTGTACCAAAATGCATTTCAGCCGGGCGCTTATTATGACAAGCTTCAGCGAAATAATAAAGTGAATATCCGGTATGGGTTCTATGAGAGCGAAGGATATGGCACTACCATACAAAAGCTGGAAGCCAACGGGCAGGAAGTGCAGGCCGAGCTGGATAATACCATCCTGCGCGTTCAACTGCCGCAGCCCCTGCTCCCGAATGACTCCGTTACGTTCGATATTGAATTCGCCACTTTCTTTGATATAGGAAGCGTCAGGCGAAGGATGAAAATGTTCTTTAACAAAGACGGGTCAAAACATTATAATGGTGTCCACTGGTATCCGCGTATTTCGGTTTACGACCGCAAATTTGGCTGGACCACGGACCAGCATCTTGGCCGTGAGTTCTATGGCGATTTCGGAACCTTTGAGGTGGACCTGACTTTTCCCAGCCACTACATTGTGGATGGTACAGGAGTGCTGCTGAACCGCGATGAATTGCTCCCTGAAGCGCTGAGGCAAAAGCTGGATATTTCTAATTTTAAGGATAAACCCTTTGGTTCCATGCCTTCCGAAATTATTCCGGTGGATTCGGGACAGACCAAGACCTGGCGGTTTTTTGCCAACAATGTCCATGATTTTGGCTGGACGGCAGATCCCACCTACCGTATTGCAGAAGTGGAGTGGAACGATATTAAGGCAGTGGCACTTGCCAGAGAGCAAAATGCTGCCGGATGGCAGGGTGCAGCCGAGTACACTTCGCGCATAATCCAGATATTTTCACGGGATTTTGGCCTCTACGCCTGGCCGAAAATTATCGTGGCAGATGCCGAAGACGGAATGGAATACCCCATGATGACGCTGGACAGAGGAAGGGAACCTTCCTATAACAGTTTGCTGGTACATGAAGTGGGACACATGTGGTTCTTCGGGATGCTGGGAAATAACGAGACATATCGTGCTTCTATGGATGAAGGATTCACGCAATTCCTCACGGTGTGGGGCCTGGAGCAACTTGATGGTAATAGTCCGGCTTATGGACGTCCGAAATGGGCAGGGAAAAATTTCGAGAATCAGGAATTCAAAATGGCGCGCCTCTATGGGCCATACCTGCGGGATGCGATCCTGAACCGGGATGCAGTGCTGAATACCCATAGTGATGATTTTGGCGGAGCTATCCGCCACGGTGGCGGCTATGGCCATGTGTATTATAAAACCGGCACAATGCTTTACAATCTTCAATATGTGCTGGGAGATGATCTTTTTCAGCGGGCAATGCAGAATTATGTGGAGCAATGGAAAATCGCCCATCCTTATTTCGAGGATTTTCGCAATTCAGTCATCAGCTTTACAGGCGTTGATCTCAACTGGTTTTTCGACCAATGGTGGACCACCAACAAGCATATTGACTACGCCATCCAGAGCGTGAGCCGCGACCGGAGCCTTGAGAAAGAGGTGAAAGCGGAATTACCGGAAGGAGAGAATGTTGATACAGAGATCTATGTATACAGAATTAAACTTAAGCGGAAAGCAGAAATGCAGATGCCAATTGATCTGCGTGTGACGGGTAAGTCGGGCACTGAATATGACTTTTATATTCCCAATAGTTGGTTCGAGAAGGAGACCAATGCCTTTATACTCCCGCGATGGATTGGATGGGGTGAAAAGCTGAATCCTGAATACGAAGCCGTAATAAGCATGAATGAAAAAATTGATGATGTAGAGATTGATCCTTCCCACCGGATGGCTGATGTATACCTACCGGACAACAAGAAATCATGCAACACAGAGTTGCAATTTGAAAAACCATATAATGAGCCACCTGACTGGGAACATTACTCCATGAATTGGCGACCAGATGTATGGTACAATTCCGTGGATGGAATAAAGGCCGGTCTGCACCTCAATGGCGGGTATCAAAATATCCTCAATAAATTCCATCTCACGGCCTGGTACAATACAGGATTATTAAAAAGAGATACTTTCGAGACAGTCGCTCATGACGAATGGCAGGATCAGTTTTCTTTCAATTTTAAATATGAAACACAACTGCTGAGTATAGACCCTGCCCTGAAGCTGAAGTTGGGTTTGAAACACCTGGATGGACTCACCGGTGGCAACATTGGCCTGGAGCGCGATCTGCACAAAGGGCGCAGCCTCAGCCTCTCCATCAACACCTGGTTGCGACCGGATTCCAGCGATCTGGATTACCTGATTTATCCTGACGAATGGCAGCCCGCGAATAACAATACAGCCCTCTCGCTCGACTACCGGAAAAATTATGCTTTAACCAAAGGCAACGGCAGTGTAACCGCTGGTGTAGAAACCTCTATTTTTACGAAGGATTATAACTACTACACGGCACGGGCAGAATGGCAAAATCGCTTTTACTGGCAAAAGTTCTGGATTAAAAACCGCCTCTTTGCCTCCCATTCCGGAGGTACGCGGCAACCGGATGAATCCATGCTCTTTCTGGCCGGAGCCAGCCCTGTGGACCTGATGGATGACAAATACATGCGATCACGCGGTTTCTTCCCGGATGATTGGTTGGGATACGGCATTGAAACAAACCACCTACACCATGGCGGAGGACTGAACCTGCGCGGCTACAGCGGTTATCTGGCGCCACACGCTGATCCTGACACGAATATCTTTCTCGTTTACAAAGGATTTACAGGCGCTGCCTTGAACCTTGAGGTGGAGTTTGGAAATTGGTTTCCCATTCGTCCGCCACTGCTGAAAAAATTCCTGCGCATGACCCCTTATTTATTTGCTGATGTTGGGGTGATGAACTATAATGACATTGGCGAAAGCCTTGAATTTGCGGAGCCACGGGCCGATGCGGGGATCGGTGCAGTTTTTTCGATCCACAACTGGTTTAACATTGAAAAAGCATCGCCTCTCCACATCCGCGTGGATTTTCCGCTCTTCCTGAGCCACACTCCGGCAGTGGAAGAGAATTTCCAGTTCCGATACGTAATTGGAGTGGGCCGGGCTTTTTAA
- the rnhA gene encoding ribonuclease HI, producing MANPPVVIYTDGAALNNPGPGGYGVVMKYGTLRKELSKGFKKTTNNRMELLAVIEGLRALKRPGLNVVIYSDSKYVVDAVEKKWVFGWQQKNFKGKKNPDLWQEFLKVYPQHKVTFRWVKGHAGNIENERCDELATTAAAQSAFETDFGYEQGI from the coding sequence ATGGCCAATCCTCCTGTAGTTATATATACTGATGGTGCTGCACTCAATAATCCCGGACCTGGTGGTTACGGTGTCGTCATGAAATACGGCACGTTACGGAAAGAATTGAGCAAGGGCTTTAAAAAAACCACCAACAACCGAATGGAACTTCTTGCCGTAATAGAAGGATTGCGGGCACTGAAGAGGCCGGGCCTAAATGTGGTCATCTACAGTGACAGCAAGTACGTGGTGGATGCGGTTGAGAAAAAATGGGTCTTTGGATGGCAACAGAAAAATTTCAAAGGCAAGAAAAACCCAGACCTGTGGCAGGAATTCCTGAAGGTATATCCGCAGCATAAAGTTACTTTCAGATGGGTAAAGGGCCATGCCGGCAATATTGAAAATGAGCGCTGTGATGAATTAGCCACCACCGCAGCAGCACAATCCGCGTTTGAAACAGACTTTGGATACGAGCAAGGAATTTGA
- a CDS encoding lysophospholipid acyltransferase family protein has protein sequence MFYRLLQFFLKWSLHFWFSRLYWINESNVPERKPIIIASNHPNTFMEGIVMGFKLKRPVHYLARSDAFTSPFAAWLLGLLKVIPIYRQQEGPDNLSKNEEVFARCYEILARGGAILIFPEGLSLIEKRLRPLKKGVARLSFGAEQSRQWQLDLQVVPAGFTYSEAQRSFSELLVAFGPPIPVRDLKGEYTDNPAKAINKFNETLAAELRKLIVEIHNPAQDLLAELLFRIYRNEETDKWNPHDPERLRQQQALASRLREIPATVLAELQETAVQYTDLLRECRLADSHFPKGTASPTFELLIGAPLFLVSAFFAFPPFFVAGQITASKVKDPEFLAPVHLVLGLLLYLLWVAIIGIMSFYVSWPLGVTAILFSLSGLYFPRYRRIFRLASARSRYAILLKKQPEVVATLTEQRNQLKQFILKTLAKD, from the coding sequence GTGTTCTACCGGCTGCTTCAATTCTTCCTTAAATGGTCGCTACACTTTTGGTTCAGCCGATTGTACTGGATCAATGAATCGAACGTGCCTGAACGGAAACCGATTATTATCGCTTCCAATCACCCTAATACGTTCATGGAGGGCATCGTTATGGGATTTAAGCTTAAACGGCCTGTCCACTATCTTGCCCGGTCCGATGCGTTCACTTCTCCTTTCGCGGCTTGGTTGCTGGGTTTGCTGAAGGTTATACCCATTTACAGACAACAGGAGGGGCCGGATAACCTCAGCAAGAACGAAGAGGTATTTGCCCGTTGCTATGAGATACTGGCGAGAGGCGGAGCGATCCTCATTTTTCCGGAGGGCTTGAGCCTGATAGAAAAACGGCTGAGACCGCTAAAGAAAGGAGTTGCCCGCTTATCATTCGGTGCAGAGCAGTCCCGGCAGTGGCAGCTTGACTTACAGGTGGTACCGGCCGGGTTTACTTATTCAGAGGCGCAACGTTCTTTCTCCGAACTGCTGGTAGCTTTTGGCCCTCCCATTCCTGTCAGGGACTTAAAGGGTGAATATACAGACAACCCGGCCAAAGCCATCAATAAATTTAATGAGACACTGGCGGCAGAACTCCGTAAGCTGATCGTAGAGATCCACAATCCCGCGCAGGATCTGCTGGCCGAGCTTCTGTTCCGGATTTATCGAAATGAGGAAACCGATAAGTGGAATCCACATGATCCGGAACGGTTGAGGCAGCAACAGGCACTGGCAAGCCGGCTAAGGGAAATTCCGGCTACCGTCCTGGCCGAATTGCAGGAAACAGCCGTGCAATACACTGATTTATTACGAGAATGCAGGTTGGCTGATTCTCATTTCCCTAAAGGGACTGCTTCACCAACCTTTGAACTGCTGATCGGAGCCCCGCTCTTTCTGGTGAGCGCATTTTTTGCGTTCCCTCCGTTTTTCGTGGCGGGACAAATTACCGCAAGCAAGGTTAAGGATCCCGAATTCCTGGCGCCTGTACATCTCGTCCTCGGATTACTTCTCTACCTGTTATGGGTTGCCATTATCGGTATTATGTCATTTTACGTTTCATGGCCATTGGGTGTCACTGCCATCCTTTTCTCGCTAAGCGGATTATATTTTCCCCGGTATAGGCGCATATTCAGGCTGGCATCAGCAAGGAGCCGGTACGCAATCTTATTGAAAAAGCAGCCTGAAGTTGTTGCGACACTCACGGAGCAGAGAAATCAGTTGAAGCAGTTTATCCTGAAAACGTTGGCTAAAGATTGA